The Alphaproteobacteria bacterium genome includes a window with the following:
- a CDS encoding PAS domain-containing protein has product MNPARRELGFEDMNPGVPLDPDIAEIYDYWHGLAPDRLLPGRQHVDPADIPTRLLPSLWLLDVQRDPFRLRYRLVGTAIVEAMRADPTGKWLDEAHPHVKSRAEFFERYERVVRTGIPSRRRGIAQLWIHADYREIENLILPLASDGTNVDIILVSTKLFRYAPERRA; this is encoded by the coding sequence ATGAACCCCGCGCGCCGCGAATTGGGCTTCGAGGATATGAATCCGGGCGTGCCGCTCGATCCGGATATCGCGGAAATTTACGACTATTGGCACGGGCTGGCGCCCGACCGGCTACTGCCCGGCCGCCAGCATGTCGATCCCGCGGACATTCCCACGCGGTTGCTGCCGTCGCTTTGGCTGCTCGACGTTCAACGCGATCCGTTCCGCTTGCGCTATCGCTTGGTGGGCACGGCGATCGTCGAGGCGATGCGCGCCGATCCGACCGGCAAGTGGCTCGACGAAGCGCATCCGCACGTCAAGTCGCGCGCCGAGTTCTTCGAGCGTTACGAGCGTGTGGTACGTACCGGCATTCCCAGCCGGCGGCGCGGCATCGCGCAGCTTTGGATCCATGCCGATTACCGCGAGATCGAGAATTTGATTCTGCCGCTGGCGAGCGACGGCACGAATGTCGACATCATCCTGGTGTCGACCAAGCTGTTCCGATACGCGCCGGAGCGCCGCGCTTAG
- a CDS encoding ABC transporter permease, giving the protein MDAGLALSTVIAAMLGGAIRVTTPFLFVALGEMLTERSGRINLGLEGTLVLGAMTAYAFSYGTGSPWIGVLAAGCFGFLMGTLHATICRLPGVNDIAVGIALMLFGTGIAFFFGKPYIQPTAPRLPSISLGAWTGDPRFEQALQINPLFLIGIALAIFLAWALKNTRMGLVLRVTGDSEAAARALGHPVMLIRLLATAVGGFFAGVGGAFLSLYYPGSWNEGLSSGQGLMAVALVIFARWDPIRCLYAALLFGAAGALGPALQSIGVTQGYYFFNAAPYILTLFLMIGSAGSKKALRDAPGELSLTR; this is encoded by the coding sequence ATGGATGCCGGCCTCGCCCTTTCGACCGTGATCGCCGCGATGCTGGGCGGTGCGATCCGTGTGACCACACCATTCCTGTTCGTCGCGTTGGGCGAAATGCTGACCGAGCGGTCGGGGCGGATCAATCTCGGCCTCGAAGGCACGCTGGTGCTCGGCGCCATGACCGCCTACGCGTTTTCCTACGGCACCGGTTCGCCCTGGATCGGCGTGCTGGCGGCGGGCTGCTTCGGCTTTCTGATGGGCACGCTGCACGCGACGATCTGCCGCTTGCCGGGCGTCAACGATATCGCCGTCGGCATCGCGTTGATGCTGTTCGGCACGGGCATCGCGTTCTTCTTCGGCAAGCCCTACATCCAGCCGACGGCGCCGCGTCTGCCGTCGATCTCGCTGGGGGCGTGGACGGGCGACCCGCGTTTCGAACAGGCGCTGCAGATCAATCCGCTGTTCCTGATCGGTATCGCGCTGGCGATCTTCCTCGCCTGGGCTTTGAAGAACACGCGCATGGGCCTCGTGCTGCGCGTGACGGGCGACAGCGAAGCGGCGGCGCGCGCCCTCGGCCATCCGGTGATGCTGATCCGGTTGCTCGCGACCGCCGTGGGCGGGTTCTTCGCGGGCGTGGGCGGCGCGTTCCTGTCGCTTTACTATCCCGGCAGTTGGAACGAAGGCTTGTCGTCGGGCCAAGGCTTGATGGCCGTGGCACTCGTCATCTTCGCGCGCTGGGACCCCATCCGCTGCTTGTACGCCGCGTTGCTGTTCGGGGCGGCGGGGGCGTTGGGGCCGGCGCTCCAATCCATCGGCGTGACGCAAGGCTATTACTTCTTCAATGCCGCCCCTTACATTCTGACGCTGTTCCTGATGATCGGCTCGGCGGGTTCCAAGAAAGCCTTGCGCGATGCGCCGGGCGAATTGTCGTTGACGCGGTGA
- a CDS encoding ABC transporter ATP-binding protein, translated as MRKVFGGLVALDDVSLKVPAGTFHALLGENGAGKSTLVKCIMGFYKPDGGQVLVDGRQSAIANPREAAEAGIGMVYQHFTLVPSLTGAENLVVSRPRGSQIIDWKAEHAALEEFLARMPFRAPLDKPVHMLSAGEKQKLEILKQLFLDQRFIILDEPTSVLTPDEADEVLGLLRGMTQRGEVTVLMITHKFREVQAFADDLTVLRKGAYAGAGKVSETPVDAMAKMMIGDTQIRERAARVAHQDAPVTLDIAGVCADADDGRVAIDGINLKIHAGEIVGIAGVSGNGQSALVEVLSGQRPMREGQLTIKGAEFAPSRQSMAKYKVFGLPEEPLKNAAVPNMTVAENIAFRTFDQPPIATLGWWLSAAPMRKRAQELIARYRVKTPSADAPIAALSGGNVQRAVLARELSGEVDVLIVANPCFGLDFASVEEIRAQIMDQRNRGAAVLLVSEDLDEILSLSDRVAVMSEGKIAYVEAVGKTDRATIGHHMAGHGH; from the coding sequence ATGCGCAAAGTCTTTGGCGGGCTCGTCGCGCTCGACGACGTCTCGCTGAAAGTGCCCGCCGGTACGTTCCATGCGCTGTTGGGAGAGAACGGCGCGGGCAAGTCCACGCTCGTCAAATGCATCATGGGCTTCTACAAACCCGATGGCGGCCAGGTTCTGGTCGACGGGCGGCAAAGCGCCATCGCCAATCCGCGCGAGGCGGCCGAAGCCGGGATCGGCATGGTCTATCAGCATTTCACGCTGGTGCCCTCGCTGACCGGGGCCGAGAACCTCGTCGTGTCGCGCCCGCGCGGGTCGCAGATCATCGATTGGAAAGCCGAGCACGCGGCGCTGGAGGAATTCCTCGCCCGCATGCCGTTCCGCGCGCCGCTCGACAAGCCCGTCCACATGCTGTCGGCGGGCGAGAAGCAGAAACTCGAAATCCTCAAGCAGCTTTTCCTCGACCAGCGCTTCATCATCCTCGACGAGCCGACGTCTGTACTGACGCCCGACGAGGCTGACGAAGTGCTCGGCTTGCTGCGCGGCATGACCCAGCGCGGCGAGGTCACCGTGCTGATGATCACGCATAAATTCCGCGAAGTGCAGGCTTTCGCCGACGACCTGACCGTGCTGCGTAAAGGCGCTTACGCGGGCGCGGGCAAAGTCAGCGAAACGCCGGTCGACGCGATGGCCAAGATGATGATCGGCGATACGCAAATCCGCGAACGCGCGGCGCGCGTGGCGCATCAAGATGCGCCCGTCACGCTCGATATCGCCGGCGTGTGCGCCGACGCCGATGACGGCCGCGTGGCGATCGACGGGATCAATCTCAAAATCCATGCGGGCGAGATCGTCGGCATCGCGGGCGTCTCGGGCAACGGGCAGAGCGCTTTGGTCGAAGTTCTGTCCGGCCAGCGCCCGATGCGCGAAGGCCAGTTGACGATCAAGGGCGCGGAATTCGCGCCCAGCCGCCAGTCGATGGCAAAGTACAAGGTCTTCGGTCTGCCCGAGGAGCCGTTGAAGAACGCCGCCGTGCCCAATATGACGGTGGCGGAGAATATCGCGTTCCGGACCTTCGATCAGCCGCCGATCGCCACGCTCGGCTGGTGGCTGTCGGCGGCGCCGATGCGCAAGCGCGCGCAGGAACTGATCGCGCGTTATCGCGTGAAAACGCCCTCGGCCGACGCGCCCATCGCGGCGCTGTCGGGCGGCAACGTGCAGCGTGCCGTGCTGGCGCGCGAGCTTTCGGGCGAGGTCGACGTGCTGATCGTCGCCAATCCGTGTTTCGGGCTGGATTTCGCCTCGGTCGAGGAAATCCGCGCCCAGATCATGGATCAGCGCAATCGCGGGGCGGCGGTGCTGCTCGTGTCCGAAGATCTCGACGAAATCCTGTCGCTATCCGATCGCGTCGCCGTGATGTCGGAAGGCAAGATCGCCTATGTCGAGGCGGTCGGCAAAACCGATCGCGCGACGATCGGCCATCACATGGCCGGGCATGGTCACTAA
- a CDS encoding BMP family ABC transporter substrate-binding protein has translation MPLDRFSRRSFLQGTAAGAAALSLGDIKLAAAQAKVTIGIVYVGPKDDFGWNQAHAVNVAALRSLPNVTIVEEENVPETAAVLKSMESMINLEGANLILATSFGYFNPFMVDAAKKYPKVTFRHAAPLWEKDKHPANAGSYFGYLDQAHYINGVAAGLATKTNKIGFVAAKPISSVLRNINSVLWGARSVNPNVTLQLIFTGDWALPVREAEAANALAGASCDILTCHVDSPKVVIETAERRGIMSLGHNASQAALAPKGFITGAEYKWETIYRSYADNIAKGQPVPNMLAGGYEKDMVRNTAYGAGAPEAARKAADAAIADLKAGKRILKGPVKDNKGAVALPSADGYDNLDRVLDGMNFLADGVVGSIT, from the coding sequence ATGCCCCTGGACCGTTTTTCCCGCCGCTCGTTCCTGCAAGGTACCGCTGCCGGCGCCGCCGCCTTGTCGCTGGGCGACATCAAGCTGGCCGCCGCCCAGGCGAAGGTGACCATCGGTATCGTCTATGTCGGTCCGAAGGACGATTTCGGCTGGAACCAGGCCCATGCGGTCAACGTCGCGGCGTTGCGCAGCCTGCCGAACGTGACGATCGTCGAGGAGGAGAACGTGCCCGAGACAGCGGCCGTTCTCAAATCGATGGAGTCGATGATCAATCTCGAGGGCGCGAACCTCATCCTCGCGACCTCGTTCGGCTATTTCAATCCGTTCATGGTCGATGCGGCCAAGAAATATCCGAAGGTCACGTTCCGCCACGCCGCCCCGTTGTGGGAAAAGGACAAGCACCCGGCCAACGCGGGTAGCTATTTCGGCTATCTCGATCAGGCGCATTACATCAACGGCGTGGCCGCGGGCCTTGCGACCAAGACCAACAAGATCGGCTTCGTCGCCGCCAAGCCGATCTCCTCGGTGTTGCGCAACATCAACTCGGTTCTGTGGGGCGCGCGCTCGGTCAATCCGAACGTCACGCTGCAGCTGATCTTCACCGGCGATTGGGCGTTGCCCGTGCGCGAAGCGGAAGCCGCCAACGCGCTCGCCGGCGCGAGTTGCGACATTCTGACCTGTCACGTGGACAGCCCGAAGGTCGTGATCGAAACGGCCGAGCGGCGCGGGATCATGAGCCTGGGGCATAACGCGAGCCAAGCCGCGTTGGCGCCCAAAGGCTTCATCACCGGGGCGGAGTATAAGTGGGAGACGATCTATCGTTCCTACGCCGACAACATCGCCAAGGGCCAGCCCGTGCCGAATATGCTGGCCGGCGGCTACGAGAAGGACATGGTGCGCAACACCGCTTACGGTGCGGGCGCGCCCGAGGCCGCGCGCAAGGCGGCCGACGCGGCGATCGCCGATCTCAAGGCCGGCAAGCGCATCCTGAAAGGCCCGGTCAAGGACAACAAGGGCGCCGTGGCGCTGCCCAGCGCGGATGGCTACGACAATCTCGATCGCGTGCTCGACGGCATGAACTTCCTCGCCGACGGCGTGGTCGGGTCGATCACCTAA
- a CDS encoding ABC transporter permease, which translates to MTDIARSAAAAPQSIFDSDWMIRVRRGSEALAIPIAALLVSAVLFSVFLLALGKSPAQFYQLIWLGGFGTGFSWSNTLLRAAPVMLTALAVAVPARLGLTMIGGEGALVLGGFTAAAIAIPLIGGGAPFVMHILMFAGALAVGAAWVGIAGALRQFRGVNETISTLLLSYIAIAIMNFFVEGALRDPADPNKPSTKALESAEMIGKLPGVDVHWGLAFAVVACVAVYILMFRTTFGFACKIAGGNARAALAQGLPVGRLVIVATLIAGACAGMAGYFEVAAVHGKANASLATGYGFTGILVAFLARQHPLAIVPVAILFGGIAAAGGIIQRRMGLPDATVLLLQGLTFVVLLASETFYGRLAIFNPKARTERT; encoded by the coding sequence ATGACCGACATCGCCCGTTCCGCCGCCGCCGCGCCGCAAAGCATTTTCGATTCCGATTGGATGATCCGCGTGCGGCGCGGATCGGAAGCGCTCGCCATTCCCATCGCGGCGCTGCTGGTGTCGGCGGTGCTGTTCTCGGTCTTCCTGCTGGCGCTGGGCAAGTCGCCCGCGCAGTTCTACCAACTCATTTGGCTTGGCGGTTTCGGCACGGGCTTCTCGTGGTCGAATACGCTGCTGCGCGCGGCCCCGGTCATGCTGACCGCTCTGGCGGTGGCGGTCCCCGCGCGCCTGGGCCTTACCATGATCGGCGGGGAGGGGGCGTTGGTGCTCGGCGGCTTCACCGCCGCGGCCATCGCCATTCCGTTGATCGGCGGCGGCGCGCCGTTCGTCATGCATATTCTGATGTTCGCGGGCGCGCTGGCGGTTGGGGCCGCCTGGGTCGGGATCGCGGGCGCCTTGCGCCAGTTCCGCGGCGTCAACGAAACGATCTCGACGCTGCTGCTTTCCTACATCGCCATCGCGATCATGAATTTCTTCGTCGAGGGCGCGTTGCGCGACCCCGCCGATCCCAACAAGCCGTCGACCAAGGCGCTGGAAAGTGCCGAGATGATCGGAAAGCTGCCGGGCGTGGACGTGCATTGGGGATTGGCGTTCGCCGTCGTCGCCTGCGTCGCCGTCTATATCCTGATGTTCCGCACGACCTTCGGCTTCGCCTGCAAGATCGCGGGCGGCAATGCGCGCGCGGCCCTGGCGCAAGGCTTGCCGGTCGGGCGGCTCGTCATCGTCGCGACCTTGATCGCGGGCGCGTGCGCCGGCATGGCCGGGTATTTCGAAGTCGCGGCGGTGCACGGCAAGGCGAATGCGTCGCTCGCCACCGGTTACGGCTTCACCGGAATCCTGGTCGCGTTCCTCGCGCGCCAGCATCCTTTGGCGATCGTGCCGGTGGCGATCTTGTTCGGCGGTATCGCGGCGGCGGGCGGCATCATTCAACGCCGAATGGGCTTGCCCGATGCGACGGTGCTGCTGCTGCAAGGTCTGACCTTCGTCGTGCTGCTGGCGAGCGAGACGTTCTATGGGCGCCTTGCGATCTTCAACCCCAAAGCGCGGACGGAGCGTACCTGA
- a CDS encoding TetR/AcrR family transcriptional regulator → MSTQVAQIAEVSDTAKRRQIIEGARQIFMRDGFDGASMNDITKAAGVSKGTVYAYFPSKEALFEALIREDRRIQAEQICRFSADDENVADVLREIARNIVDAVTRPGHMAHLRTVIAASAKFPSIGHAFYEAGPMYGAGRLAAYLDRQVSAGRLSIGDTQRAAFQFIDLCLTRPLKQMLFCVIETPDPAEMAKAIDSAIAMFMAAYGPKKG, encoded by the coding sequence ATGTCCACGCAGGTCGCCCAAATTGCCGAGGTTTCGGACACCGCCAAACGGCGTCAAATCATTGAAGGTGCTCGACAAATCTTCATGCGCGACGGCTTTGACGGCGCCAGCATGAACGACATCACCAAGGCGGCCGGCGTGTCGAAGGGCACGGTCTACGCCTATTTCCCGTCGAAAGAAGCGCTGTTCGAAGCGCTGATCCGCGAGGATCGGCGTATCCAGGCCGAGCAGATTTGCCGGTTCTCCGCGGACGACGAAAACGTCGCGGACGTGCTGCGCGAGATCGCGCGCAATATCGTCGATGCGGTGACGCGGCCCGGACATATGGCGCATTTGCGCACGGTCATCGCCGCATCGGCGAAATTCCCGAGCATCGGTCACGCCTTCTACGAGGCGGGGCCGATGTACGGGGCGGGGCGGCTCGCGGCCTATCTCGATCGCCAGGTCTCGGCCGGTCGCTTGTCGATCGGCGACACGCAGCGCGCGGCGTTCCAGTTCATCGATCTGTGCCTCACGCGGCCATTGAAGCAGATGCTGTTCTGCGTGATCGAAACGCCCGATCCCGCCGAGATGGCGAAGGCGATCGATTCCGCGATCGCCATGTTCATGGCCGCCTACGGGCCGAAGAAGGGTTAG
- a CDS encoding HlyD family secretion protein, producing the protein MDNEAAKLRPDGEVSPTAAAPNRKRLVLLAVLAVALGFGGWKGYGWYTDGRFVVSTDDAYVKAYQSIVAAKVSGLVASVAVADNTKVKAGDVLLRLDDGDYKLAVDAARLRVATQDATIARLARQTSAQRASIEQAVAQLASAQAELARANLAFNRADSLARTGNASIATFDQARADRDRGVAGVAGARAGVEAANAAMDVLRAQQTEAESQRRELDTALQRAERDLEFTVIRAPFDGTVGNRAAQPGQYVQPGTRLMALVPLDGVYVQANFKETQLANLRPGQDVELHVDAYPGRIIHGHLASVAPATGAEFSLLPPENATGNFTKIVQRLPVRIALPEAIAREGRLRPGMSVVVDVRTKDVTAAGADDSN; encoded by the coding sequence ATGGATAACGAAGCGGCCAAGTTGCGGCCCGATGGCGAAGTTTCCCCCACAGCCGCCGCCCCCAATCGCAAGCGTCTCGTTCTGCTCGCCGTGCTGGCCGTCGCCCTCGGTTTCGGCGGCTGGAAAGGCTATGGCTGGTACACCGACGGGCGCTTCGTCGTCTCGACCGACGACGCTTATGTAAAAGCGTATCAATCGATCGTCGCGGCGAAGGTCTCGGGCCTCGTCGCTTCCGTCGCCGTCGCCGACAACACCAAGGTCAAAGCCGGCGACGTGCTGCTGCGCCTCGACGACGGCGACTACAAGCTCGCGGTCGATGCCGCCCGCCTGCGCGTGGCGACGCAAGACGCCACCATCGCCCGCCTCGCCCGCCAGACGTCGGCGCAACGTGCGTCGATCGAACAGGCCGTCGCCCAGCTTGCCTCGGCGCAAGCCGAACTGGCGCGCGCCAATCTCGCCTTCAATCGCGCGGACTCGCTCGCGCGCACCGGCAACGCGTCGATCGCGACGTTCGATCAAGCCCGCGCCGATCGCGATCGCGGCGTGGCCGGCGTGGCGGGCGCGCGCGCGGGCGTCGAAGCGGCCAACGCGGCGATGGACGTTCTGCGCGCTCAGCAGACCGAAGCCGAAAGCCAACGCCGCGAACTCGATACCGCCTTGCAGCGCGCCGAACGCGATCTCGAATTCACCGTGATCCGCGCCCCCTTCGACGGCACGGTCGGCAACCGCGCCGCCCAGCCGGGCCAATACGTGCAGCCGGGCACGCGGCTGATGGCGCTCGTCCCGCTCGACGGCGTCTACGTCCAAGCCAATTTCAAGGAAACGCAGCTCGCGAATTTGCGCCCGGGCCAGGATGTCGAACTGCATGTCGACGCCTATCCTGGCCGCATCATCCATGGCCATCTGGCGAGTGTCGCCCCCGCCACGGGCGCCGAGTTCTCGCTGCTGCCGCCCGAAAACGCGACCGGCAACTTCACCAAGATCGTGCAGCGTTTGCCGGTGCGTATCGCCCTGCCCGAGGCGATCGCGCGCGAAGGCCGTTTGCGCCCGGGCATGTCGGTGGTCGTCGACGTGCGCACGAAGGACGTGACCGCCGCCGGAGCCGACGATTCGAATTGA
- a CDS encoding DHA2 family efflux MFS transporter permease subunit: MAAQTADADRIDPKRLVAFIAMVFGMFMAILDIQIVSASLAEIQAGLSASAEEVSWVQTSYLIAEVIMIPLSGFLSRAFSTRIVFTLSAGGFTLMSFMCAQSTSIGEMIVWRALQGFIGGGMIPTVFAAAYTIFPRSKQSMIAPVVGLVATLAPTIGPTVGGYLTDLFSWHWLFLVNIVPGIVVTLSVWVLVDFDRPDLSLLEGFDWLGLGAMAVFLGSLEYVLEEGPAKDWFGSDLIVTAALAATLGSMVFFWRNLTVKRPIVDLTAFANRTFTAASICSFVMGIGLYGLTYLYPVYLARVRGFSPLQIGEAMFVTGLCMFLTAPVIGRLAAKADPRVLIAAGFVMFSAGTWQASAITIDWDFWELLVPQMLRGIGIMTCMVPINNLALGSLPPERLKGASGLYNLTRNLGGAVGLALINTLLNDRTDLHLQRLHEQVTWSSQSALETLTLMTGALSRLGSDAELGAIKKMAGLVHQQAFVMAMGDVFIALTFLFMLLVALTPLMQRPKRAAGGGGH, from the coding sequence ATGGCCGCCCAAACCGCCGACGCGGATCGCATCGATCCCAAACGCCTGGTCGCGTTCATCGCGATGGTGTTCGGGATGTTCATGGCGATCCTGGATATCCAGATCGTTTCGGCGTCGCTCGCCGAGATCCAGGCGGGGCTGTCGGCCAGCGCCGAGGAAGTTTCCTGGGTTCAGACGAGCTATCTGATCGCGGAAGTCATCATGATTCCGCTGTCGGGGTTTTTGAGCCGCGCCTTCTCCACCCGCATCGTCTTCACGCTATCGGCGGGCGGATTCACGCTGATGAGCTTCATGTGTGCGCAATCCACTTCGATCGGGGAAATGATCGTGTGGCGCGCGCTGCAAGGCTTCATCGGCGGCGGCATGATCCCGACCGTCTTCGCCGCCGCCTACACGATCTTCCCGCGCAGCAAACAATCGATGATCGCGCCCGTGGTCGGCCTCGTCGCCACGCTCGCGCCGACGATCGGCCCGACGGTGGGCGGCTATCTCACCGATCTGTTCTCCTGGCACTGGCTGTTCCTGGTGAACATCGTGCCGGGCATCGTCGTCACCCTCTCGGTTTGGGTGCTGGTCGATTTCGACCGCCCCGATCTGTCGCTGCTCGAAGGGTTCGACTGGCTGGGCCTGGGCGCGATGGCCGTGTTCCTCGGCTCGCTCGAATACGTGCTCGAGGAAGGCCCGGCGAAGGATTGGTTCGGCAGCGATCTGATCGTCACCGCCGCCTTGGCCGCGACGCTGGGAAGCATGGTGTTCTTCTGGCGGAACCTGACCGTCAAGCGGCCGATCGTGGATTTGACCGCTTTCGCCAACCGCACCTTCACGGCCGCGTCGATCTGCTCCTTCGTCATGGGTATCGGGCTTTACGGCCTCACCTATCTCTATCCCGTCTATCTCGCGCGCGTGCGCGGCTTCTCGCCGTTGCAGATCGGCGAGGCGATGTTCGTGACGGGGCTTTGCATGTTCCTCACCGCGCCGGTCATCGGCCGCCTGGCCGCCAAGGCCGATCCGCGCGTGCTGATCGCGGCGGGATTCGTCATGTTCTCGGCCGGCACGTGGCAAGCCTCCGCCATCACGATCGATTGGGATTTCTGGGAGTTGCTCGTGCCGCAGATGCTGCGCGGCATCGGCATCATGACCTGCATGGTGCCGATCAACAATCTGGCGCTGGGCTCGCTGCCGCCCGAGCGATTGAAGGGCGCGTCGGGGCTCTACAACCTCACGCGCAATCTCGGCGGCGCGGTCGGCTTGGCGCTGATCAACACGCTGCTGAACGACCGCACGGATTTGCATCTCCAGCGCCTGCACGAACAGGTGACGTGGTCGAGTCAATCGGCGCTGGAAACGCTGACGCTGATGACGGGCGCCCTATCGCGCCTGGGCAGCGACGCCGAATTGGGCGCCATCAAAAAAATGGCGGGGCTCGTGCACCAGCAAGCCTTCGTGATGGCGATGGGCGACGTGTTCATCGCCCTCACCTTCCTGTTCATGCTGCTGGTGGCGTTGACGCCGTTGATGCAGCGCCCCAAACGCGCGGCGGGCGGCGGCGGTCACTAA
- a CDS encoding glycosyltransferase, translated as MGRLRYLLHPFDKPFGGVATIHRHVEWLVAAGFDAAIAMAAPPAQDFYASRAKLDLAYTPQAGDRIVVPEGLPHLLAPLANAPIRRILFCQNQYYLPFGADPMAGIAEFGVDRVLGSSVAVRDFFRDVYNVDIPIVPYAIDPAEYAPAAKTRAILLMPRKRADLAALIHHTFKRRHKRHADIPWLSVDGATSAQAAAEMARVQWFLSLSHRESFGLPPLEAMACKAIPAGFKGDGGREYMSEANGFWAAEEDWLACVDALAAAIDMVDKDPAKHQAMLDAGAATVAAYSPARARAALLDFWRDELA; from the coding sequence ATGGGCCGCCTGCGCTATCTGCTGCATCCGTTCGACAAGCCGTTCGGCGGTGTGGCGACCATTCACCGCCATGTCGAATGGCTGGTGGCGGCGGGGTTCGACGCGGCGATCGCCATGGCCGCCCCGCCCGCTCAGGACTTCTACGCCTCGCGCGCAAAGCTCGATCTTGCCTATACGCCGCAGGCGGGCGACCGCATCGTCGTGCCCGAAGGTTTGCCGCATCTATTGGCGCCGCTGGCGAACGCGCCGATACGGCGCATTCTGTTCTGCCAGAACCAGTATTATTTGCCCTTCGGTGCGGACCCAATGGCGGGTATCGCGGAGTTCGGCGTCGATCGCGTGTTGGGATCGAGTGTGGCGGTGCGCGATTTCTTCCGCGACGTCTATAACGTCGACATTCCGATCGTGCCCTACGCGATCGACCCGGCCGAATACGCGCCCGCCGCCAAAACGCGCGCGATTTTGCTGATGCCGCGCAAACGCGCCGATCTGGCGGCATTGATCCACCACACGTTCAAACGCCGCCACAAGCGCCACGCCGATATTCCCTGGCTGTCGGTCGACGGCGCCACGTCGGCCCAGGCGGCGGCGGAAATGGCGCGGGTACAATGGTTCCTGTCGCTGTCGCATCGCGAATCCTTCGGTCTGCCGCCGCTCGAAGCGATGGCGTGCAAAGCCATTCCGGCCGGGTTCAAGGGCGATGGCGGGCGCGAATATATGTCCGAAGCGAACGGCTTTTGGGCGGCGGAGGAGGATTGGCTTGCTTGCGTCGACGCGCTCGCCGCCGCGATCGACATGGTCGATAAGGATCCCGCCAAGCATCAGGCGATGCTCGATGCCGGTGCGGCGACGGTCGCCGCCTATTCGCCCGCGCGCGCGCGGGCCGCGTTGCTCGATTTCTGGCGCGACGAATTGGCATGA
- a CDS encoding cysteine hydrolase, protein MDEIEIPALPDAFPFVPGKTALVVIDMQRDFIEPGGFGAALGNDVSRLQPAIEPVAKLLALFRAKGWPIVHTRESHLPDLSDCPPAKRKGKPGLRIGDIGKMGRILVRGQPGNAIVERCAPMKGEIEIDKPGKGAFYATALGTILDRKGITHLVFAGVTTEVCVQTSMREANDRGYVCLVVEEATESYFPEYKSAALSMIRAQGGIVGRTAKLADLETALV, encoded by the coding sequence ATGGACGAGATCGAGATTCCCGCACTGCCCGATGCGTTTCCCTTCGTGCCGGGCAAGACCGCGCTGGTCGTGATCGACATGCAGCGCGATTTCATCGAGCCCGGCGGTTTCGGCGCGGCGCTCGGCAACGACGTTTCGCGGCTTCAACCCGCGATCGAGCCGGTCGCGAAACTGCTCGCGCTGTTCCGCGCCAAAGGCTGGCCGATCGTCCATACGCGCGAATCCCATTTGCCAGATCTTTCCGATTGTCCGCCCGCGAAGCGCAAGGGCAAGCCGGGCTTGCGCATCGGCGATATCGGCAAGATGGGGCGCATCTTGGTGCGCGGTCAGCCCGGCAACGCGATCGTCGAACGTTGCGCGCCGATGAAAGGCGAAATCGAAATCGACAAGCCGGGGAAGGGGGCCTTCTACGCGACGGCGCTCGGCACCATTCTCGACCGCAAGGGAATCACGCATCTCGTCTTCGCGGGCGTAACGACGGAGGTTTGCGTCCAGACCTCGATGCGCGAAGCCAACGATCGCGGCTATGTGTGCTTGGTCGTCGAGGAAGCGACCGAAAGTTATTTCCCCGAATATAAATCGGCCGCTTTGTCGATGATTCGGGCGCAGGGCGGTATCGTCGGACGCACGGCGAAGCTCGCCGATCTGGAAACGGCGTTGGTCTAG